In a genomic window of Brassica rapa cultivar Chiifu-401-42 chromosome A10, CAAS_Brap_v3.01, whole genome shotgun sequence:
- the LOC103846323 gene encoding auxin efflux carrier component 5, with translation MITGEDVYKVIEAMVPLYVALILGYGSVKWWHIFTRDQCDAINRLVCYFTLPLFTIEFTAHVDPFNMNYRFIAADIISKVIIVAVLAFWAKYSNNGSYCWSITSFSLCTLTNSLVVGVPLAKAMYGQAAVDLVVQSSVFQAIVWLTLLLFVLELRRAGFSTNSKEENINIEDGRKDIAVVGEQKSFVEVMSVVWLKLATNPNCYSCILGIAWAFISSRWHFEMPGIMEGSILIMSKAGTGTAMFNMGIFMALQEKFIVCGASLTALGMVLKFIAGPAAMAIGSIAVGLHGDVLRVAIIQAALPQSITSFIFAKEYGLHADVLSTAVIFGMLVSLPVLVAYYAALEFIH, from the exons ATGATCACTGGAGAAGATGTTTACAAGGTCATTGAAGCAATGGTTCCACTCTATGTAGCTTTAATCTTAGGCTATGGTTCGGTGAAATGGTGGCATATCTTCACTCGTGATCAATGTGATGCCATAAACCGTCTCGTTTGCTATTTCACCCTACCGCTCTTCACCATCGAGTTCACGGCTCATGTCGATCCATTCAACATGAATTACCGGTTCATCGCAGCCGATATCATCTCTAAAGTCATCATAGTTGCGGTCTTAGCGTTTTGGGCAAAATATAGCAACAATGGAAGCTATTGCTGGTCCATTACTAGTTTCTCTCTATGCACTCTTACAAACTCTCTTGTCGTGGGTGTGCCATTGGCTAAGGCGATGTACGGACAAGCGGCTGTTGATCTCGTGGTCCAATCCTCGGTGTTTCAGGCAATCGTGTGGCTCACACTCTTGTTGTTTGTGTTAGAGCTCAGAAGAGCCGGATTCAGTACGAATAGTAAggaagaaaatattaatatcgAAGATGGCAGAAAAGATATTGCGGTCGTCGGAGAGCAGAAGTCGTTCGTTGAGGTCATGTCCGTCGTGTGGTTAAAGCTTGCAACGAATCCGAATTGCTATTCTTGCATCCTTGGGATCGCATGGGCTTTTATATCTAGCAG ATGGCATTTTGAGATGCCGGGAATAATGGAGGGATCGATTCTTATAATGTCAAAAGCAGGAACAGGAACTGCCATGTTCAATATGG GGATATTCATGGCACTTCAAGAGAAGTTTATAGTATGTGGAGCAAGCTTAACTGCGTTGGGGATGGTCTTGAAGTTTATTGCCGGACCCGCTGCCATGGCTATTGGTTCTATCGCCGTTGGCCTCCACGGGGATGTCCTCCGCGTCGCCATCATTCAG GCTGCTCTGCCACAATCAATCACCTCATTCATTTTTGCTAAGGAATATGGATTGCATGCAGATGTTCTAAGCACAGC GGTGATATTTGGGATGTTGGTCTCTTTACCAGTGCTCGTCGCCTACTACGCAGCTTTGGAGTTTATTCATTAA